Proteins from a genomic interval of Schaalia odontolytica:
- a CDS encoding LacI family DNA-binding transcriptional regulator → MSTPRPAIKKVSLADIARRAGVSTNTVSRVVRGDPEVSEKTRARIAKLVDELGYVPNYAARALAAKRTNVLQVVLAAPMFHGHGRVLLSILNASSQAGYHVSLSYAYGPDGQLRSDFAPFDVDGVIILGGQDPTIDVAIEAGGRFPTVLVLTSEKGLDGISTVAVDNVRGARLATEHLLAQGLTDVVHIAGPLGWSDAQMRRLGYEQACESYGVTPAVLQPDSWDSRDGYDVMRAAGRLPQGIQTANDQLALGAMRYIYERGGVVPRDVRVVGFDDIDGADSYAPPLTTIHQPFDRLGRTAVRLVRSLMGGGPSQDIVIDPELVIRASSHL, encoded by the coding sequence ATGTCCACACCCCGTCCCGCGATTAAGAAGGTCTCGCTCGCCGACATCGCGCGGCGCGCGGGGGTGTCCACCAACACCGTCTCGCGCGTCGTGCGCGGAGACCCCGAGGTGTCGGAGAAGACTCGCGCCCGCATCGCCAAGCTCGTCGACGAACTCGGCTACGTTCCCAACTACGCGGCGCGGGCGCTGGCGGCCAAGCGCACCAACGTGTTGCAGGTCGTGTTGGCGGCCCCGATGTTCCACGGGCACGGGCGTGTTCTCCTCTCGATCCTCAACGCCTCATCCCAGGCCGGGTATCACGTCTCCCTGTCCTACGCCTACGGGCCGGACGGCCAGCTCAGGAGCGACTTTGCCCCCTTCGACGTTGACGGGGTCATCATCCTGGGCGGGCAGGATCCCACGATCGACGTCGCCATTGAGGCCGGCGGGCGCTTTCCGACCGTTCTCGTGCTGACGAGCGAAAAGGGCCTCGATGGTATTTCGACGGTCGCGGTCGACAACGTGCGCGGGGCGCGCCTGGCAACCGAGCACCTCCTCGCCCAGGGGCTGACGGACGTCGTCCATATCGCCGGTCCGCTCGGATGGTCCGACGCGCAGATGCGCAGGCTCGGCTACGAGCAGGCGTGCGAGAGCTACGGGGTCACCCCGGCGGTCCTGCAGCCCGACTCGTGGGACTCGCGCGACGGCTACGACGTGATGCGCGCCGCCGGCCGTCTGCCCCAGGGGATCCAGACCGCCAACGATCAGCTCGCGCTGGGGGCCATGCGCTACATCTACGAGCGTGGGGGAGTGGTTCCTCGGGATGTGCGTGTCGTCGGCTTCGATGACATCGACGGCGCCGACTCCTACGCGCCGCCGCTCACGACGATCCACCAGCCCTTCGACAGGCTGGGGCGCACGGCGGTTCGCCTCGTGCGATCGCTCATGGGCGGTGGCCCCTCCCAGGACATCGTCATCGATCCCGAGCTGGTCATCCGGGCCAGCTCCCACCTATAG
- a CDS encoding RbsD/FucU family protein, producing the protein MLYGPMTHPQFLRALAAAGHGSKILLADANYPHTTGVSQRCELVSLNLAPGLLDVLQVLEVLKHTIPIERAEIMTPAADAEPVDIPIHGEFREALPGVEFGELSRFDFYDAARAEDVGIIVATGEQRLYGNLLLTVGVRAPGE; encoded by the coding sequence ATGCTCTACGGTCCCATGACTCACCCGCAGTTCCTGCGCGCCCTCGCCGCCGCCGGACACGGGTCGAAGATCCTGCTGGCGGACGCCAATTATCCTCACACGACGGGCGTATCGCAGCGCTGCGAGCTCGTGTCGCTGAACCTGGCTCCCGGCCTCCTGGATGTCCTCCAGGTCCTGGAGGTGCTCAAGCACACGATCCCGATTGAGCGAGCGGAGATCATGACCCCCGCCGCCGACGCCGAGCCGGTGGACATCCCCATTCACGGGGAGTTCCGCGAGGCGCTGCCGGGCGTGGAGTTTGGTGAACTCTCCCGCTTCGACTTCTATGACGCCGCGCGCGCCGAGGATGTGGGCATCATCGTGGCCACGGGAGAGCAGCGCCTGTATGGCAATCTGTTGCTCACGGTCGGGGTGCGTGCGCCGGGAGAGTAA
- a CDS encoding rhamnulokinase, which produces MTTVLAVDLGSASGRVLAGTLHDGRLVVTDIHRFKHQAQRREDGTLTWDVATMEAETIVGLKKALERFPDARTVSIDTWGVDWAPLDEDGILIGDVVAYRDERTSRTLDDFRSRIADREFFDLTGNQPATINTANQLFAFLQENPSDARRVRTALFLPDYFAYRLTGVVGWSRTIASTSGLLTPGGAGFNDEVFARLGIPRDWFGTLDADRTVVGPCTVAGLETLSVVRGGAHDSACAVHGLPIEEGKRAYFLSCGSWSVLGAIEDEPLMSDAAFELGITNEGRTDGGVRPLFNITGMWILQEIQRQWEREGTPTDTDELVAQARALPPAPGTFDPDEEAFATPGDMQRKIDEALAAQGASRPDSMAGYVRVIIESFARRYARAIGELTQATGRAPDQLNLVGGGARNRLLCDLTAQIAGVTVVRGPIEASTFGSLLAQLETIGALAANERASVIAASAQTHVHTPSRD; this is translated from the coding sequence ATGACCACCGTACTTGCTGTTGACCTCGGATCCGCGTCCGGGCGAGTCCTCGCCGGAACGCTTCACGACGGACGCCTGGTCGTCACCGACATTCACCGCTTCAAGCACCAGGCCCAGCGCCGCGAGGATGGGACCCTCACCTGGGACGTGGCGACGATGGAGGCCGAAACGATCGTCGGCCTGAAGAAGGCCCTCGAGCGCTTCCCCGACGCCCGCACGGTGTCGATCGACACGTGGGGAGTCGATTGGGCGCCTCTCGACGAGGACGGAATCCTGATCGGCGACGTGGTTGCCTACCGCGACGAGCGCACATCCCGGACGCTGGACGACTTCCGCAGCCGCATCGCCGACCGGGAGTTTTTTGACCTGACGGGCAACCAACCTGCCACCATCAACACGGCGAACCAGCTCTTTGCCTTCCTGCAGGAGAACCCGAGCGACGCCCGGCGCGTGCGCACCGCCTTGTTCCTGCCCGACTACTTCGCGTACCGACTCACCGGCGTCGTGGGATGGTCTCGCACGATCGCCTCCACGTCGGGCCTACTGACCCCGGGCGGCGCGGGCTTCAACGACGAGGTGTTCGCACGTCTGGGCATTCCGCGCGACTGGTTCGGCACGCTAGACGCGGACCGCACGGTCGTTGGCCCCTGCACCGTTGCCGGCCTCGAAACCCTCAGCGTCGTGCGAGGGGGCGCCCACGACTCGGCGTGCGCCGTGCACGGCCTGCCCATCGAGGAGGGTAAGCGCGCCTACTTCCTCTCGTGCGGATCCTGGTCGGTCCTCGGTGCCATCGAGGACGAACCCCTCATGAGCGACGCGGCCTTCGAACTCGGTATCACGAACGAGGGTCGCACCGACGGGGGAGTGCGCCCGCTGTTCAACATCACGGGCATGTGGATCCTCCAGGAGATCCAACGCCAGTGGGAGCGCGAAGGAACGCCCACAGACACGGACGAGCTGGTCGCCCAGGCCCGCGCCCTCCCGCCCGCCCCGGGCACCTTTGACCCGGACGAAGAGGCCTTCGCGACCCCCGGGGACATGCAGCGCAAGATCGATGAGGCGCTGGCGGCGCAGGGGGCGAGCCGTCCCGACTCGATGGCGGGATACGTGCGCGTCATCATCGAATCCTTCGCCCGCCGCTACGCGCGCGCGATCGGTGAGCTGACCCAGGCCACGGGGAGGGCTCCCGACCAGCTCAACCTCGTGGGGGGCGGAGCGCGCAACCGGCTATTGTGCGATCTGACGGCCCAGATCGCGGGAGTTACCGTCGTGCGCGGCCCCATCGAGGCCTCGACCTTCGGCTCTCTCCTCGCCCAACTCGAAACAATCGGCGCCCTGGCCGCCAACGAGCGCGCATCCGTCATCGCAGCAAGCGCACAGACCCATGTCCACACCCCGTCCCGCGATTAA